In Sphingobium sp. Z007, one DNA window encodes the following:
- a CDS encoding DUF1465 family protein gives MQSAAFLDPGLHRRLVDGLYLEAMVMADEARAYFDGRASLDDGVDDPLRRVAFACESLKVTTRLMHIIAWLLSQRAWQRGEIEQVDLSDEKYRLGRASHTEAALADDFPFAARALIDASQELYDRVARLQERLDAMTTSAATLGVSPARALMDRLNTAF, from the coding sequence ATGCAAAGCGCCGCCTTTCTTGATCCTGGCCTCCACCGCCGACTGGTGGACGGACTCTATCTCGAAGCCATGGTCATGGCCGATGAAGCGCGCGCCTATTTCGACGGCAGGGCCTCGCTTGATGACGGCGTGGACGATCCGCTGCGCCGGGTCGCCTTCGCCTGCGAATCGTTGAAGGTGACGACCCGCCTGATGCACATCATCGCTTGGTTGCTCAGCCAACGGGCCTGGCAGCGGGGCGAGATCGAACAGGTCGATCTGTCGGACGAGAAATATCGGCTGGGCCGCGCCTCGCATACGGAGGCCGCCCTGGCCGACGATTTCCCCTTCGCCGCCCGCGCGCTGATCGACGCGAGCCAGGAACTTTACGATCGCGTCGCCCGGCTACAGGAGCGGCTGGACGCTATGACGACCTCCGCCGCCACCCTGGGCGTCAGCCCGGCGCGCGCGCTGATGGACCGGTTGAACACCGCATTCTGA
- the serS gene encoding serine--tRNA ligase, which translates to MHDIRFIRENPTAFDAGLARRGLAPLSAEILAMDEQSRSIKTQLQQGQARRNEASKAIGQAMAAGDKEKAEALKAEVAALKEGAPALEAQDKDVGDTLTAMLAAIPNLPADDVPQGADEADNVEVSRWGAPRAFDFTPQDHADFGPALGLDFEGGAKLSGARFTALRGPMARLHRALAQFMLDTQTGANGYEEVNPPLLVRDEALFGTGQLPKFAEDLFRTTDGRWLIPTAEVSLTNLVAEQIVPTDSLPIRLTALTPCFRSEAGSAGRDTRGFIRQHQFEKVELVAIAKPEESEAEHERMCAAAEGILQALELPYRKMLLCTGDMGFGARKTWDLEVWLPSQATYREISSVSNCGDFQARRMNARYKPEGEKQTRFLHTLNGSGLAVGRTLVAVLENYQQANGSVTVPDVLTPYMGGITRLAPR; encoded by the coding sequence ATGCACGACATCCGTTTCATCCGCGAAAACCCCACTGCTTTCGACGCTGGCCTTGCCCGGCGCGGGCTGGCTCCGCTCTCCGCCGAGATATTGGCGATGGATGAGCAAAGCCGGTCGATCAAGACGCAGTTGCAGCAGGGCCAGGCCCGCCGCAACGAAGCGAGCAAGGCGATTGGTCAGGCGATGGCCGCGGGCGACAAGGAGAAGGCCGAAGCGCTGAAGGCGGAGGTCGCGGCGCTCAAGGAAGGCGCGCCGGCGCTGGAGGCGCAGGACAAGGATGTCGGCGACACGCTGACCGCGATGCTGGCCGCCATTCCCAACCTGCCTGCCGACGATGTGCCGCAGGGCGCGGACGAAGCGGACAATGTCGAGGTCAGCCGCTGGGGCGCGCCGCGCGCGTTCGACTTTACGCCGCAGGACCATGCCGATTTCGGCCCGGCGCTGGGGCTGGATTTCGAGGGCGGCGCAAAGCTGTCCGGCGCGCGCTTCACCGCGCTGCGCGGACCGATGGCGCGGCTGCATCGGGCGCTGGCGCAGTTTATGCTGGATACGCAGACGGGCGCGAACGGCTATGAGGAGGTCAACCCGCCGCTGCTGGTGCGGGATGAGGCGCTGTTTGGCACCGGGCAATTGCCCAAGTTCGCCGAGGATCTGTTCCGCACCACCGATGGGCGCTGGTTGATCCCGACGGCCGAAGTGTCGCTCACCAATCTGGTCGCCGAACAGATCGTGCCGACCGACAGCCTGCCGATCCGGCTGACGGCGCTGACCCCCTGTTTCCGGTCCGAAGCCGGTTCGGCCGGGCGCGATACGCGCGGGTTCATTCGGCAGCATCAGTTCGAGAAGGTCGAACTGGTCGCGATCGCGAAGCCCGAAGAGTCCGAGGCCGAGCATGAGCGCATGTGCGCGGCGGCCGAGGGTATCTTGCAGGCGCTGGAGTTGCCCTATCGCAAGATGCTGCTGTGCACCGGCGACATGGGCTTTGGCGCGCGCAAGACATGGGATCTGGAGGTTTGGTTGCCGAGCCAGGCCACCTATCGCGAGATCAGTTCCGTCTCCAACTGCGGCGACTTCCAGGCGCGGCGGATGAATGCGCGCTACAAGCCGGAGGGGGAGAAGCAGACCCGCTTCCTCCATACGCTCAACGGGTCGGGGCTGGCCGTCGGGCGGACGCTGGTCGCGGTACTGGAGAATTATCAGCAGGCCAACGGCAGCGTGACGGTGCCGGATGTGCTCACGCCTTATATGGGCGGGATCACTAGGCTGGCGCCGCGTTGA
- a CDS encoding autotransporter assembly complex family protein, which yields MTDGLRIRRRSSGRPHAARLLLAPLLLAAPVAVRAQETPAEVAPVPNQSLDAMPDIGVDWPDMGQPDTVPPLPETPVDTTAQAGDPADPAAPDAQPVADTTPVNADDAVTFADAGEERRYTVLLSGLDAIADAQFTLRFDELSVLRQGQGKSANLAQINRRMKEDGELLDRLLRAKGYYAARIRSAVAVPPPGSDRLAVTFDITPGTQYLLGSVDVTGLAETAGQEARLRAAFPPKVGDPVDADTILAGRDALALKLSESGFPFARVDEPEVRIDHEERKGDLDIIVAPGGFRRFGAIRMDDTRLFDAHHAQEIARFDPGDTYMASDVEDLRRAIVATGLVSSVSLKPVEAGDGEHVDLAVDIRPAPLRTIAGELGYGTGEGYRAEVSWQHRNLFPPEGAVTLRGVLGTQEQTASATYRRNNFHRRDNVLTGLLSVSNIKRDAYDARTITVAGGLERTTNILFQKNWVWRVGAELVASDEADAFSGGARRTFLIGAIPLSLTYDGSDDLLNPSKGFRLGGRISPELSFQDTTFGYAKVQLDGSAYQPVGEKLVVAARARFGTILGSKVDQIAPSRRFYAGGGASVRGYGYQAIGPRFGEDDNPVGGKSLAEFSLEARVRFGNFGVVPFVDAGNISTTFLPRFRDLRIGAGMGLRYYSNFGPIRVDVGTPLNPQSGDPKIAVYVSLGQAF from the coding sequence ATGACCGATGGTTTGCGGATACGACGCCGCTCTTCAGGCCGCCCGCACGCCGCCCGGCTCCTGCTTGCGCCGCTGCTTCTGGCGGCGCCCGTCGCCGTGCGTGCGCAGGAGACGCCGGCCGAGGTCGCGCCGGTCCCGAACCAGTCGCTCGATGCGATGCCCGATATCGGCGTCGATTGGCCCGACATGGGCCAGCCCGACACGGTTCCGCCGCTTCCCGAAACCCCGGTCGATACCACGGCGCAGGCTGGCGATCCCGCTGACCCTGCCGCGCCCGATGCCCAGCCGGTCGCCGACACGACCCCGGTCAACGCGGACGACGCCGTCACCTTCGCCGACGCGGGCGAAGAGCGGCGCTATACCGTGCTGCTGAGCGGCCTTGATGCCATCGCCGACGCGCAGTTCACCTTGCGCTTCGACGAACTCTCGGTGCTACGCCAGGGACAGGGCAAGTCCGCCAACCTCGCCCAGATCAATCGGCGCATGAAGGAAGATGGCGAACTGCTCGACCGGTTGCTGCGCGCAAAGGGCTATTATGCTGCGCGCATCCGCAGCGCCGTCGCCGTGCCCCCACCGGGCAGCGACCGGCTCGCCGTCACCTTCGATATTACGCCCGGCACCCAATATCTGCTGGGATCGGTCGATGTCACGGGCCTGGCCGAAACCGCCGGGCAGGAGGCGAGACTGCGCGCCGCCTTCCCGCCCAAGGTGGGTGATCCGGTCGATGCCGACACGATCCTCGCCGGGCGCGACGCGCTGGCGCTCAAGCTGTCCGAAAGCGGCTTTCCCTTCGCCAGGGTGGATGAACCCGAAGTGCGGATCGATCATGAGGAGCGCAAGGGCGACCTCGACATCATTGTCGCACCCGGCGGCTTCCGCCGCTTCGGCGCGATCCGCATGGACGACACCCGCCTGTTCGACGCCCATCATGCGCAGGAAATCGCCCGCTTCGATCCGGGCGACACCTATATGGCGTCCGATGTGGAGGATTTGCGCCGCGCCATCGTCGCCACCGGCCTCGTCTCCTCAGTCAGCCTGAAGCCGGTCGAAGCGGGCGATGGCGAGCATGTCGATCTGGCCGTCGATATTCGCCCCGCGCCATTGCGCACGATCGCGGGCGAACTGGGCTATGGCACGGGGGAGGGCTATCGCGCCGAAGTCAGTTGGCAACATCGCAACCTTTTCCCGCCCGAAGGCGCGGTGACGCTGCGCGGCGTACTCGGCACGCAGGAGCAGACCGCGTCCGCCACCTATCGCCGCAACAATTTCCATCGGCGCGACAATGTGCTGACCGGACTGCTGTCGGTCAGCAACATCAAGCGTGACGCCTATGATGCGCGCACCATCACTGTCGCGGGCGGGCTGGAGCGGACGACCAACATATTGTTCCAGAAGAATTGGGTGTGGCGGGTCGGCGCCGAACTGGTTGCGTCGGACGAAGCGGACGCCTTTTCCGGCGGCGCGCGCCGCACCTTCCTCATCGGCGCGATCCCTTTGAGCCTGACCTATGATGGCAGCGACGACCTGCTCAATCCCAGCAAGGGTTTCCGCCTCGGCGGCCGGATCAGCCCCGAATTATCGTTCCAGGACACGACCTTCGGCTATGCCAAGGTCCAGTTGGACGGCAGCGCCTATCAGCCGGTGGGCGAAAAGCTGGTGGTGGCCGCGCGGGCGCGCTTCGGCACTATCCTCGGATCGAAGGTCGATCAGATCGCGCCGTCGCGGCGCTTCTATGCCGGTGGCGGCGCGTCGGTGCGCGGCTATGGCTATCAGGCGATCGGGCCGCGCTTTGGCGAGGATGACAATCCGGTCGGCGGCAAGAGCCTGGCCGAATTCTCGCTGGAGGCGCGGGTGCGCTTCGGCAATTTCGGCGTCGTCCCCTTCGTCGACGCCGGCAATATCTCCACGACTTTCCTGCCACGCTTCCGCGACCTGCGCATCGGCGCCGGCATGGGACTGCGCTATTACAGCAATTTCGGTCCGATCCGCGTCGATGTCGGCACGCCGCTGAACCCGCAATCGGGTGATCCCAAGATCGCGGTCTATGTATCGCTAGGCCAGGCTTTCTGA
- a CDS encoding translocation/assembly module TamB domain-containing protein, whose protein sequence is MADDAPADPVAPPPPKPRPRRAWDGRWQRWLAGLLAALAVIAAVALLWLDTGGGHRFLATRIAGIKSSSGLRIQVGGIEGSIYRKAVLRDLILSDPKGKFLEAPRVELDWWPFAWLSNRLDIDRLVIPRATLHKLPKLNPTQRRGPILPGFDIRLMEFSVGRLNIAPSVTGRAQVATMAGDADIRGGRAIIDLAARTLDGSDALTIALDSRPDDDRFKLDVTINAPKGGLLAAMAGLKQDANLRIGGKGSWSQWDGRLSATLDGVPVADAVLAARSGAYSARGTVEGKAIAGNGLLRRIAAPRLTVRANGTMVDRVIDGRLSLRSASVDLAADGAIDLRNNALDNMRIDVKLTRPEALLKDVRSRDVAAKIRLDGAFAALGYEYLLTARQLTIEKAIVNDLRAEGKGRITRNGPTVIPLRLRARSVDGQGDLVAGILRNFQLHGVFQIKGQQIVSNPMQLRSDKLRGKLVVIADLKTGRYDAGLDGQIANLFIPGFGVVDLTSKLRAVPRADGGFGLSGHALARVRRLDNEFLRTLGGGLPIVRSGLELLPNGDLGLRDLRLESPLLMLSGQGVRHRDQRLYLEGSGRHGRYGPVTLTLDGLIDKPTIDVTLARPMDALGLRDVRAKLIPDANGYSYTANGGSTLGPFIGRGVILLPPGGQAVVRVANLAVSGVTASGDIRPIGGGLDGQLSVLGPVTGYIAFKPVGDNQQVQLKLTASDAAFEGPTIIEVRRGTLDGTILLDPTGTTVTATAQARGLRVGGILLGRFAANAELVDGRGKIRGSLSGQRGRLFDLQGAADVQPDRIRLTAGGTIDKRPIRLTRPAVLTRADDGWRLSPATIAYAGGSLQLAGELGGAATHIEARMQKLPLALLDIAYDNLGLGGMATGSLSYAQPRGGLPTGKAELRIRGLSRSGLSLSSRPVDVGVNAVLTGERLATRMVFVADGKTIGQAQALLNPLGTEGGLATRLNRAPFFAQLRFNGTADTLWRLTGVEIVDIAGMVGVSADMRGTVGEPVITGTFATDDAAITSPVTGMRLKGVKARGRFSGAQLVISNFAATAQNGGTVNGTGRFTFNGIAGVGMDLALQADNAALLERDDIAATVTGPITLRSDGVGGTIGGDLVLNKSRFTMGRAAAVAQIPELKVVEINRRGDEIERPRTNVPWALAIKARARNRLTVTGLGLDSEWRADLDLGGTVTNPAIAGRAQLVRGNYEFAGRRFELREGRIQFDGRTPTNPTLDIDAVADVSDLTATIHVGGTGLKPDITFTSIPALPQDELLSRILFGTSITNLSAPEALQLASAVGSLQGNGGLDPINAVRKAAGLDRLRIIAADPTQGQGTSIAAGKYLTRKTYVELITDGQGYSATRIEYQVTRWLSLLGAISTLGRESANVRVSKDY, encoded by the coding sequence ATGGCCGACGACGCACCCGCCGATCCGGTCGCCCCGCCGCCGCCCAAACCGCGCCCGCGCCGCGCTTGGGACGGGCGCTGGCAGCGTTGGCTGGCCGGGCTGTTGGCGGCGCTGGCTGTGATCGCGGCGGTCGCGCTGCTGTGGCTCGACACTGGCGGCGGGCATCGCTTTCTCGCCACCCGGATCGCGGGCATCAAATCGTCTTCGGGCCTGCGCATCCAGGTCGGCGGGATAGAGGGCAGCATCTACCGCAAGGCGGTTCTGCGCGACCTCATCCTGTCCGATCCCAAGGGCAAGTTTCTGGAAGCGCCCCGCGTCGAACTGGACTGGTGGCCCTTCGCCTGGCTGTCCAACCGGCTCGACATCGACCGGCTGGTGATCCCGCGCGCGACGCTGCACAAATTGCCCAAGCTCAACCCGACCCAGCGGCGCGGCCCGATCCTGCCCGGTTTCGATATTCGCCTGATGGAATTCTCGGTCGGCCGCCTGAATATCGCGCCCTCTGTTACCGGCCGCGCGCAGGTCGCGACCATGGCGGGCGACGCGGATATCCGCGGCGGCCGCGCCATCATCGATCTGGCGGCGCGCACGCTCGATGGCAGCGACGCGCTGACCATCGCGCTCGACAGTCGCCCGGACGATGATCGCTTCAAGCTCGACGTAACCATCAATGCGCCCAAGGGCGGGCTGTTGGCGGCCATGGCGGGATTGAAGCAGGATGCCAATCTGCGCATCGGCGGCAAGGGCAGTTGGAGCCAGTGGGACGGCCGCCTGTCCGCCACGCTGGACGGGGTGCCCGTCGCCGATGCCGTGCTGGCCGCGCGCAGCGGCGCCTATTCGGCGCGCGGCACGGTGGAGGGGAAGGCGATCGCGGGTAACGGGCTGTTGCGCCGCATCGCAGCGCCGCGCCTGACGGTGCGCGCCAATGGAACGATGGTCGACCGGGTGATCGATGGACGCCTCTCGCTCCGCTCCGCGTCGGTGGATCTCGCGGCCGACGGCGCGATCGACCTGCGCAACAATGCGCTCGACAATATGCGGATCGACGTCAAGCTGACCCGGCCCGAAGCCTTGCTCAAGGATGTGCGCAGCCGCGACGTCGCGGCCAAGATTAGGCTGGACGGCGCTTTTGCCGCGCTCGGCTATGAATATCTGCTCACCGCGCGCCAACTGACCATTGAAAAGGCGATCGTTAACGACCTGCGGGCAGAGGGTAAGGGGCGCATCACGCGCAACGGCCCGACTGTCATCCCCCTGCGCCTGCGCGCGCGCAGCGTCGATGGGCAGGGCGATCTGGTCGCCGGCATATTGCGCAATTTCCAGCTCCACGGCGTGTTCCAGATCAAGGGGCAGCAGATCGTCAGCAATCCCATGCAGCTGCGATCGGACAAGCTGCGCGGCAAGCTGGTGGTGATCGCGGACCTCAAGACCGGCCGCTATGATGCGGGCTTGGACGGCCAGATCGCCAATCTCTTCATCCCCGGTTTCGGCGTCGTCGACCTGACATCCAAACTGCGCGCCGTGCCGCGCGCCGATGGCGGCTTCGGCCTGTCCGGCCATGCGCTGGCGCGGGTGCGGCGGCTGGACAATGAATTTCTGCGGACCCTGGGCGGCGGCCTGCCGATCGTGCGCAGCGGGCTGGAGTTGCTGCCCAACGGCGATCTGGGGCTGCGCGACCTGCGGCTGGAATCGCCATTGCTGATGCTGAGCGGGCAGGGCGTGCGCCATCGCGATCAGAGGCTGTATCTGGAGGGCAGCGGTCGCCACGGCCGTTATGGCCCGGTGACGCTGACGCTGGACGGTTTGATAGACAAGCCGACCATCGACGTCACATTGGCGCGGCCGATGGATGCGCTGGGCCTGCGCGACGTGCGGGCGAAGCTGATCCCTGACGCCAATGGCTACAGCTACACCGCCAATGGCGGATCGACGCTCGGCCCCTTCATTGGCCGGGGCGTCATCCTGTTGCCGCCGGGCGGGCAGGCGGTGGTGCGGGTCGCCAACCTGGCCGTGTCGGGCGTCACCGCCAGCGGCGATATCCGCCCCATTGGCGGCGGGCTGGACGGGCAACTCAGCGTCTTGGGACCAGTCACCGGCTATATCGCGTTCAAGCCGGTGGGCGACAACCAGCAAGTCCAGCTCAAGCTGACCGCCAGCGACGCCGCCTTCGAAGGACCGACGATCATAGAGGTCCGGCGCGGCACGCTGGATGGCACCATATTGCTCGATCCGACCGGCACCACCGTCACGGCCACCGCACAGGCGCGGGGCTTGCGCGTCGGCGGCATCTTGCTCGGCCGCTTCGCCGCCAATGCCGAACTGGTCGATGGCAGGGGCAAGATACGCGGCAGTCTGTCCGGCCAGCGCGGCCGCCTGTTCGACTTGCAGGGGGCGGCGGACGTCCAGCCCGACCGCATCCGCCTGACCGCGGGCGGCACGATCGACAAGCGTCCGATCCGCCTGACCCGGCCCGCAGTGCTGACCCGCGCCGACGATGGCTGGCGTCTGTCGCCTGCGACCATCGCCTATGCCGGCGGATCGCTGCAACTGGCGGGCGAACTGGGCGGCGCGGCTACCCATATCGAAGCGCGGATGCAGAAACTGCCGCTCGCCCTGCTCGACATCGCCTATGACAATCTCGGCCTGGGCGGCATGGCGACCGGGTCGCTCAGCTACGCCCAGCCGCGCGGCGGCCTGCCGACCGGCAAGGCGGAACTACGCATCCGTGGCCTCTCCCGCTCCGGCCTCTCGCTCAGCTCCCGCCCGGTCGATGTCGGCGTCAACGCCGTGCTGACCGGCGAACGGCTCGCGACCCGCATGGTCTTCGTCGCCGACGGCAAGACGATCGGCCAGGCGCAAGCCTTGCTTAATCCGCTCGGCACGGAGGGCGGCCTGGCGACGCGCCTCAACCGCGCGCCCTTCTTCGCCCAGTTGCGCTTCAATGGCACGGCGGACACGCTCTGGCGACTGACCGGGGTGGAGATCGTCGATATCGCCGGCATGGTCGGCGTATCAGCCGACATGCGCGGCACGGTGGGCGAGCCGGTCATCACCGGCACCTTCGCTACGGACGATGCCGCCATCACCAGCCCAGTTACCGGCATGCGTCTGAAGGGCGTCAAGGCGCGCGGGCGCTTTTCCGGCGCGCAACTGGTGATTTCCAACTTCGCTGCGACCGCGCAAAATGGCGGGACCGTCAACGGCACCGGCCGCTTCACCTTCAACGGCATCGCCGGGGTCGGCATGGACCTGGCGCTGCAAGCCGACAATGCCGCGCTGCTGGAGCGCGACGACATCGCCGCCACCGTGACCGGCCCCATCACCCTGCGGTCGGACGGGGTGGGGGGCACGATCGGCGGTGACCTGGTGCTGAACAAAAGCCGCTTCACCATGGGCCGCGCCGCCGCCGTGGCGCAGATCCCCGAACTCAAGGTGGTCGAAATCAACCGCCGCGGCGACGAGATCGAACGGCCCCGCACCAACGTCCCCTGGGCGCTCGCCATCAAGGCGCGGGCGCGCAATCGCCTGACCGTCACCGGCCTTGGCCTCGACAGCGAATGGCGCGCCGACTTGGACCTTGGCGGCACCGTCACCAACCCCGCCATCGCCGGACGGGCGCAACTTGTGCGCGGCAACTATGAATTTGCTGGCCGCCGCTTCGAACTGCGCGAGGGCCGTATCCAGTTCGATGGCAGGACGCCGACCAATCCAACGCTCGACATCGACGCTGTCGCCGACGTCAGCGACTTGACCGCCACCATCCATGTCGGCGGCACGGGCCTCAAACCCGACATCACCTTCACCAGCATCCCCGCCCTGCCGCAGGACGAATTGCTCTCGCGCATCCTGTTCGGCACGTCGATCACCAACCTGTCCGCGCCAGAAGCGCTGCAACTCGCCTCTGCCGTCGGCTCGCTCCAGGGCAATGGCGGCCTCGACCCGATCAACGCGGTGCGCAAGGCGGCGGGGCTGGACCGGCTGCGCATCATCGCGGCCGACCCGACCCAGGGCCAGGGCACGTCGATCGCGGCGGGCAAATATCTCACCCGCAAAACCTATGTCGAACTCATTACCGACGGACAGGGCTATAGCGCCACCCGGATCGAATATCAGGTGACACGCTGGCTCTCGCTGCTCGGCGCCATTTCCACGCTGGGCCGCGAAAGCGCCAACGTCCGGGTTTCCAAGGATTATTGA
- a CDS encoding host attachment family protein produces MQIEHDAMVLVADGRKMLFFRNKGDAAYPQLEAEEVKVQDNPADRDQASDAAGRSSSPMGGRQSSMEQVNFHDLEEARFATEAADLLKRRAFAQDYEKLIIVAPPTALGEMRKHYHKEVQSRLVGEIAKDLTNHPVPEIEKIIAAA; encoded by the coding sequence ATGCAGATCGAACATGATGCGATGGTGCTGGTGGCGGATGGCCGCAAGATGCTGTTCTTCCGCAACAAGGGCGACGCGGCCTATCCCCAACTGGAAGCCGAAGAGGTGAAGGTGCAGGATAATCCGGCCGATCGCGACCAGGCGTCCGATGCGGCGGGCCGCTCGTCGTCCCCCATGGGCGGTCGCCAAAGCTCGATGGAACAGGTCAACTTTCACGATCTGGAGGAGGCGCGTTTCGCCACCGAGGCCGCAGACCTGCTCAAGCGTCGCGCCTTTGCGCAGGATTATGAAAAGCTCATCATCGTCGCGCCGCCGACCGCGCTGGGCGAGATGCGCAAACATTATCATAAGGAAGTGCAAAGCCGGCTGGTCGGCGAAATCGCCAAGGATCTGACCAATCATCCGGTGCCGGAGATCGAAAAGATTATCGCGGCCGCTTGA
- a CDS encoding peptidoglycan DD-metalloendopeptidase family protein, with product MLAGCIPYQAERTDPAPTPPPQMGADASTVELAETQPVWTAQQVVANARTVTASTYVVEPGDTLRGVGNRTGAGSEAIARVNGLTQPYALRAGQTLQIPGGRYHLVAEGETGIAIASAYGVAWSRIVAVNGLTEPYMLRRGQRLLLPGDAPTRAPGIEQRAAAFRIDIDDVLTGGQPAAADNAPKAIASSAPRPLPSNMPIAQPARLSGSFAWPLKGVILSRFGPGESGAKNNGIDISAPAGTPIRAAADGVVAYAGDKVAVFGGLVLLNHGSSWVSAYGHASRVDVVRGQKVTKGQVIGLVGDTGYASKPKLHFELRKDRVPVNPIGQLPPA from the coding sequence ATGCTGGCGGGCTGTATTCCCTATCAAGCCGAACGCACCGATCCGGCTCCCACGCCGCCGCCGCAGATGGGCGCGGATGCGTCAACCGTCGAACTGGCCGAAACGCAGCCGGTCTGGACGGCGCAGCAGGTGGTGGCGAACGCGCGCACCGTTACCGCGTCCACCTATGTCGTGGAGCCGGGCGATACGCTGCGCGGGGTCGGCAATCGCACCGGCGCCGGATCGGAAGCGATCGCGCGGGTGAATGGCCTGACCCAACCTTATGCCCTTCGGGCGGGGCAGACCCTGCAAATTCCCGGCGGCCGTTATCATCTGGTGGCGGAGGGGGAGACGGGGATCGCCATCGCGTCGGCCTATGGCGTCGCATGGAGCCGGATCGTTGCGGTCAATGGGCTTACCGAACCCTATATGCTGCGGCGGGGGCAAAGGCTGCTGCTACCGGGCGACGCGCCGACCCGCGCGCCGGGCATCGAGCAGCGCGCCGCCGCGTTCCGCATCGACATTGACGATGTGCTGACCGGCGGCCAGCCTGCCGCGGCGGACAATGCGCCCAAAGCGATCGCATCGAGCGCGCCGCGCCCCCTGCCCTCCAACATGCCGATCGCGCAGCCCGCCCGGCTGTCGGGCAGTTTCGCCTGGCCGCTCAAGGGCGTGATCCTGTCGCGCTTCGGCCCCGGCGAAAGCGGCGCGAAGAATAATGGCATCGATATTTCCGCGCCCGCAGGCACGCCGATCCGTGCGGCGGCCGATGGCGTCGTCGCCTATGCGGGGGACAAGGTGGCGGTGTTCGGTGGCCTGGTGCTGCTGAACCATGGGAGTAGCTGGGTCAGCGCCTATGGCCATGCGTCGCGCGTCGATGTGGTGCGCGGGCAGAAGGTGACCAAGGGGCAGGTCATCGGCCTGGTCGGGGACACGGGTTACGCCAGCAAGCCCAAGCTGCACTTCGAATTGCGCAAGGACCGGGTGCCGGTGAACCCGATCGGCCAGTTGCCCCCGGCATGA
- the dksA gene encoding RNA polymerase-binding protein DksA, protein MASVLNSDKDGDKPPKSTVALPADYRPSSDEEFMNPLQLEYFRQRLWDWKKQILTESEGTLAVLQNEPLREPDLNDRASSETDWSIELRTRDRQRKLISKIDSALRRIDDGEYGYCEVTGEPISLGRLEARPIATMTVEAQERHERQEKISRDD, encoded by the coding sequence ATGGCATCGGTCCTGAATTCCGATAAAGACGGCGATAAGCCGCCCAAATCGACTGTAGCACTTCCCGCCGATTACCGGCCTTCGTCCGACGAAGAATTTATGAACCCGTTGCAGCTGGAATATTTCCGGCAGCGGCTGTGGGACTGGAAGAAGCAGATACTGACCGAGTCCGAAGGGACGCTGGCGGTGTTGCAGAACGAACCTCTGCGCGAGCCCGACCTCAATGATCGCGCGTCTAGCGAAACCGACTGGTCGATAGAACTGCGCACCCGCGACCGCCAGCGCAAGCTGATTTCCAAGATCGACTCCGCGCTGCGCCGTATTGACGATGGCGAATATGGTTATTGTGAAGTCACTGGCGAGCCGATCTCGCTGGGGCGTCTGGAGGCCCGTCCGATCGCGACGATGACGGTCGAGGCGCAGGAGCGCCATGAACGGCAGGAAAAGATATCGCGCGACGATTAA
- a CDS encoding PilZ domain-containing protein yields MDDEQDISGRGPARAAPRDSLFLLTTLSTPEGAPLGKARVRNLSATGLMADCERAVPAGIQIICDLRGVGKVTGMVAWSREDKIGLAFDEPIDPQLARKPVGAAATQHTLVPDYLRTTQHGIKRR; encoded by the coding sequence ATGGACGACGAACAGGATATTTCGGGTAGGGGGCCAGCACGCGCCGCGCCGCGCGACAGCCTGTTCCTGCTGACCACGCTTAGCACGCCGGAAGGCGCGCCGCTGGGCAAGGCCCGCGTCCGCAATCTGTCCGCCACTGGCCTAATGGCCGATTGCGAGCGGGCGGTGCCCGCGGGCATCCAGATCATCTGCGACCTGCGTGGCGTCGGCAAGGTGACCGGCATGGTCGCCTGGTCGCGTGAGGACAAGATCGGCCTGGCCTTTGACGAACCGATAGACCCGCAACTGGCCCGCAAGCCTGTTGGCGCGGCCGCAACGCAGCATACTCTGGTGCCCGACTATCTGCGCACCACGCAGCATGGCATCAAGCGCCGCTGA
- a CDS encoding YdcH family protein, translated as MSREDIMRRLELLRVEHRDLDSAIAALVTAGGGDQMQVARLKKRKLRLRDEIAILEDALVPDIIA; from the coding sequence ATGAGCCGGGAAGACATCATGCGCCGACTGGAATTGCTGCGGGTCGAGCATCGCGACCTCGACAGCGCGATCGCCGCGCTGGTGACGGCCGGCGGCGGTGACCAGATGCAGGTCGCTCGCCTCAAGAAACGCAAATTGCGCCTGCGCGACGAGATCGCGATATTGGAGGACGCGCTGGTCCCCGACATCATCGCCTAG
- a CDS encoding YdcH family protein — translation MENSHVSALSAKHAGLEARIKAESSRPMPDAILVASLKKQKLRLKEELAAQH, via the coding sequence ATGGAAAATAGCCACGTTTCAGCTCTTTCAGCCAAGCATGCCGGCCTTGAAGCCCGAATCAAGGCGGAATCGAGTCGGCCCATGCCCGACGCTATATTGGTGGCCTCGCTCAAAAAGCAGAAATTGCGGCTGAAAGAGGAGTTGGCGGCCCAGCACTGA